From the Plectropomus leopardus isolate mb chromosome 18, YSFRI_Pleo_2.0, whole genome shotgun sequence genome, one window contains:
- the znf687b gene encoding LOW QUALITY PROTEIN: zinc finger protein 687b (The sequence of the model RefSeq protein was modified relative to this genomic sequence to represent the inferred CDS: inserted 1 base in 1 codon), with protein MGDMKTPDFDDLLAAFDIPDIDAKEAIQSAPDEAEGPHGAAGAPLGKSDSVVGSSLRPPSPPDPQADTSIVSVIVKNKVRLEAVDGGEGDTDQDPIDVIAGVDVGPRLGACAPGMAESEALNHNGFGASGVSTPLPLSQTQSNGAPWSINTPKVSSEAAGAAKAHKSGGNIFNRLKPLVAQGSGDPVGRARKMQLLQQQHQQQQDTGQERADGVKASLPSSSSLSAGSSPLAAGGAVGLASPFFPPSKPLLPTPPSALSSHPLHSSQPFNGAPKGGPAGFQHQQMEEDDSDPDLGSPLVIQENPDSPTCTQLSRRYKSDSTQPTSSAASHPKPGDTPSGATSSTPQSGSTESPQLEDRHPEHVIEERDSPESPEPEMPKSTAQVAAKRCSSPAVASTPPPSELREPKEEEEEMEVGNGIEKAADGKADKEENGRTSEEKMEVDDGKPKAQSTDGAEAGVAAPAPSGAPARPLKVRIKTIKTSTGGITRTVTRVAPKGGAAGKGLDPKAQSGERKTLGNKAQKLEASPGHMTTTSQKVSALNALPVSTLAASSVMLAAATKVQNKMAASDKAKVSATAVSITKSAALPATPAVASSPKFSVAAGGISVRTATNKTANGGSSTIIGGTLQPNKPASIVNSTGAVISRSQSSLVEAFNKILNSKNLLPSYKPDLSAPPPPEWGLPLPATGYRCLECGDAFALERSLARHYDRRSLRIEVTCNHCAKRLAFFNKCSLLLHAREHKERGLVMQCSHLVMRPVTVEQMIGQQDITPIGGLLSSSSSSPPVSSPNTTPGGPAVSANSSPMKDASSPAAAQPRPVRRTPQGPQALMPLPCKKAEGLQYNNFKCPECQTQFSGKAELVTHFQQIRAAPNSTCTQCSPPMMLPNSCAVSAHQRIHKHRAPHVCPECGGIARQASFQTHLEEACLHFARRIGYRCSSCQVVFGGLNSIKSHIQTAHCEVFHKCPSCPMAFKSSPSAQSHISTQHPTLTGGQAKMIYKCVMCDTVFTQKPLLYMHFDTHLAKQKVHVFKCPDCTKLYAQKGSMMEHIKTAHRGPSAKQTESQSDASNPASAPANTSSSSGLKSKSSGKPDNSDGEDWGREQEEEDEEEEEDDDEDEDYEAPGGNSAASGGGSHPPAQTEWTCPQCQTTFTDNEDYLSHVKMEHGKFPCRICGGTFSTSSSLRRHERVIHEGNXRVFHCQYCTEGKRTFGSRFLLDKHIRLHHRTTDGQDRPMTRKRAATGGEGPGSSSEQDGEGGPPGGRAGDEDENATEDGEEGSAGPAKRTRASIASASLAPSELEEEDNVFRCVPCGFSTEDGAEFQRHIPQHRADTASFQCLQCGVCFASAGSLSRHRFITHRVRDTQGDADRSTPRAHGSPDGSPAGSPLAHGEDGEGNMCCKVCGRRFDKASDLNTHFRTHGMAFLTAHKTDKPQ; from the exons ATGGGGGACATGAAGACCCCAGATTTTGATGACCTGTTGGCAGCATTTGACATTCCTGACATTGATGCCAAAGAGGCCATCCAGTCTGCACCAGATGAGGCAGAGGGACCCCATGGAGCTGCAGGTGCACCTCTGGGAAAGTCAGACAGCGTGGTGGGCTCATCCTTGAGACCGCCCAGCCCCCCAGACCCCCAGGCGGACACCTCAATTGTTAGTGTGATTGTGAAGAATAAAGTGCGCCTTGAGGCCGTGGATGGAGGGGAGGGAGACACAGACCAGGACCCTATTGATGTGATCGCAGGGGTAGATGTTGGTCCTAGATTAGGAGCATGTGCGCCTGGAATGGCTGAATCGGAGGCGCTCAACCACAACGGTTTTGGGGCGTCTGGTGTCTCCACGCCCCTTCCTCTCAGCCAGACTCAGTCTAATGGAGCGCCGTGGTCAATAAACACCCCCAAAGTGTCTTCAGAGGCAGCAGGTGCAGCCAAGGCTCACAAATCAGGCGGGAACATTTTCAACAGACTTAAACCGCTTGTGGCGCAGGGGTCTGGAGATCCAGTGGGTCGGGCCAGGAAGATGCAGCTtctacagcagcagcaccagcagcagcaggatacAGGTCAAGAGAGGGCAGACGGCGTCAAAGCATCATTACCGtcatcttcctctctgtcagctgGGTCGTCTCCTCTGGCTGCAGGTGGCGCCGTCGGACTAGCGtcgccttttttccccccatctAAGCCCCTGCTCCCCACTCCACCCTCTGCCCTCTCGTCACACCCACTGCATTCATCTCAGCCTTTTAACGGAGCGCCCAAAGGAGGCCCTGCTGGATTTCAGcaccagcagatggaggagGATGATTCTGACCCGGATTTGGGGAGTCCGCTGGTGATCCAGGAGAACCCAGACTCCCCGACTTGCACTCAGCTGAGCCGACGTTACAAGTCCGACTCAACGCAACCCACGTCCTCTGCTGCATCGCATCCTAAACCTGGGGACACTCCCTCAGGGGCGACTTCATCGACACCCCAATCTGGTTCAACAGAGAGTCCGCAGCTGGAGGACAGGCATCCCGAACACGTCATAGAGGAGAGAGATTCACCAGAGAGTCCTGAACCCGAGATGCCAAAATCAACTGCTCAAGTCGCAGCGAAAAGGTGCTCCAGCCCTGCGGTGGCGTCCACTCCACCTCCTTCTGAACTACGAGAGcccaaagaggaggaggaggagatggaggtggGGAACGGGATAGAGAAGGCCGCTGACGGCAAAGCTGACAAGGAAGAAAACGGGAGAACAAGTGAGGAGAAGATGGAGGTAGATGATGGAAAGCCTAAAGCTCAGTCCACTGACGGAGCAGAGGCAGGTGTTGCTGCACCTGCTCCTTCTGGAGCTCCAGCCCGACCCCTTAAagtcagaataaaaacaattaaaacctCCACAGGTGGAATAACCAGAACTGTCACACGGGTAGCGCCCAAAGGTGGTGCTGCAGGGAAAGGTTTGGACCCTAAAGCGCAATCTGGGGAACGTAAGACGTTAGGAAACAAGGCCCAAAAACTTGAAGCTTCCCCCGGTCACATGACGACAACCTCCCAGAAAGTAAGTGCTCTCAATGCTCTGCCTGTGTCCACACTCGCGGCCAGCAGCGTCATGCTAGCTGCCGCCACGAAGGTCCAAAACAAAATGGCTGCATCTGACAAGGCGAAGGTTTCTGCCACCGCTGTCAGCATCACTAAATCAGCTGCGCTGCCTGCAACTCCCGCCGTGGCCTCCTCTCCCAAGTTCTCAGTTGCTGCTGGTGGGATCAGTGTACGCACAGCCACTAATAAGACAGCTAACGGAGGTAGCAGCACCATCATCGGCGGCACCCTCCAGCCAAACAAACCTGCCTCCATCGTCAACAGCACGGGTGCCGTCATCTCCCGCAGTCAGTCGAGCCTGGTGGAGGCTTTTAACAAAATCCTGAACAGTAAGAACCTTTTGCCGAGCTACAAGCCCGACCTCTCAGCACCACCTCCACCTGAGTGGGGTCTCCCGCTCCCGGCCACAGGGTACCGCTGCCTGGAGTGCGGAGACGCTTTCGCCCTGGAGCGCAGCCTGGCTCGACACTATGACAGACGATCACTCCGCATCGAGGTGACCTGTAACCATTGTGCTAAGAGGTTGGCCTTCTTCAATAAATGCAGCCTGCTGCTGCATGCCAGGGAGCATAAGGAGCGTGGGCTGGTCATGCAGTGCTCACACCTGGTCATGAGGCCTGTCACTGTGGAGCAGATGATTGGACAGCAGGACATAACACCTATAGGTG GCCTGCTctcctcttcgtcctcctctcctccagtcTCCTCTCCTAACACCACACCCGGGGGCCCCGCTGTCTCCGCCAACTCCAGCCCAATGAAGGATGCTTCATCTCCGGCAGCGGCTCAGCCTCGGCCGGTCCGCCGCACACCTCAGGGCCCCCAAGCGCTGATGCCTCTGCCTTGCAAGAAGGCCGAGGGTCTGCAGTACAACAACTTCAAATGTCCAGAGTGCCAAACACAATTCTCTGGAAAGGCTGAGCTGGTCACCCACTTCCAGCAGATCAGAGCTGCTCCAAACTCA acATGTACGCAATGCTCGCCTCCCATGATGCTGCCCAACTCGTGTGCCGTGTCCGCCCATCAGAGGATCCATAAACACAGAGCGCCTCACGTCTGTCCTGAGTGTGGTGGGATTGCCCGGCAGGCCAGCTTCCAGACTCACCTGGAGGAGGCCTGCCTGCACTTTGCCAGGCGCATTGGATACAG GTGCTCGAGCTGCCAGGTTGTGTTCGGAGGGTTAAACTCCATCAAGTCCCACATTCAGACAGCTCACTGCGAGGTCTTCCACAAGTGCCCCAGCTGCCCCATGGCCTTCAAGTCTTCCCCCAGCGCTCAGAGTCACATCAGCACCCAGCACCCGACGCTCACGGGAGGACAGGCCAA AATGATCTACaagtgtgtgatgtgtgataCAGTTTTTACCCAAAAGCCCTTGCTGTACATGCACTTTGACACTCATTTAGCCAAGCAGAAAGTGCATGTGTTCAAGTGTCCCGACTGCACCAAGCTCTACGCCCAGAAAGGATCAATGATGGAGCATATTAAG ACGGCTCACAGAGGACCCTCCGCCAAACAGACAGAGTCTCAGTCCGATGCATCTAACCCCGCCTCAGCCCCGGCAAACACATCCAGCTCCTCTGGCCTCAAATCAAAATCCTCTGGAAAACCTGACAACTCAGACGGAGAGGACTGGGGTCGGGAACAGGAGgaagaagacgaggaggaggaagaggatgatgatgaggacgAAGACTACGAGGCTCCAGGGGGTAACTCAGCCGCCTCGGGGGGCGGAAGTCATCCCCCCGCCCAAACTGAGTGGACCTGCCCCCAGTGCCAGACCACCTTCACCGACAACGAGGACTATCTGAGTCACGTGAAGATGGAGCACGGCAAG TTCCCTTGTCGTATTTGTGGAGGCACGTTCAGCACTTCATCCAGCCTGAGACGTCATGAGCGTGTCATTCATGAGGGCA AGAGAGTCTTCCATTGCCA ATATTGCACAGAAGGAAAACGCACCTTTGGTAGTCGGTTCTTACTGGACAAGCATATTCGGCTCCATCACAGAACCACAGATGGACAG gACAGACCCATGACCAGAAAACGTGCAGCCACAGGAGGAGAAGGACCGGGCAGTTCCTCAGAACAGGACGGTGAGGGCGGACCTCCTGGAGGCAGAGCGGGAGACGAGGATGAAAACGCCACTGAGGACGGTGAGGAGGGGTCTGCAGGTCCTGCAAAGAGAACCAGGGCGTCCATTGCGTCGGCATCGTTGGCACCCAGCGAGCTTGAGGAGGAAGACAACGTTTTCCGCTGTGTCCCGTGCGGCTTTTCAACCGAGGACGGGGCAGAGTTTCAGCGCCACATCCCCCAGCACCGGGCAGACACAGCCTCTTTCCAGTGCCTGCAGTGCGGCGTCTGCTTTGCATCAGCCGGCTCTCTCAGCAGGCACCGCTTCATCACTCACCGTGTGCGGGACACCCAGGGCGACGCGGACCGCAGCACCCCGCGCGCTCACGGCTCTCCTGACGGCTCGCCTGCTGGCTCCCCTCTGGCGCATGGCGAGGACGGAGAGGGCAATATGTGCTGCAAGGTGTGCGGCCGGCGATTCGACAAGGCCTCGGACCTCAACACCCACTTCAGGACCCACGGCATGGCCTTCCTCACCGCACACAAGACAGACAAGCCCCAGTAG
- the LOC121957689 gene encoding 26S proteasome non-ATPase regulatory subunit 4, translating into MGLESTMVCVDNSEYMRNGDFLPTRLQAQQDAVNIVCHSKTRSNPENNVGLITMANNCEVLTTLTPDSGRILSKLHAVQPKGKICFCTGIRVAHLALKHRQGKNHKMRIIAFVGSPVEDNEKDLVKLAKRLKKEKVNVDIINFGEEELNTEKLTAFINTLNGKEGTGSHLVTVPPGPSLADALLSSPILAGEGGSMMGLGASDFEFGVDPSADPELALALRVSMEEQRQRQEEEARRAAVASAAEAGMPTPSADESEEALLKMSVSQPESGTAVLPDFSSMTEEEQIAYAMQMSLAGGEYGEMDTEAPMDTAESAKEEDDYDVMQDQEFLQSVLENLPGVDPNNEAIRNAMGSLASQTGNKPEGKKDEEKKK; encoded by the exons ATGGGGCTTGAAAGTACTATGGTCTG TGTGGACAACAGTGAATACATGAGAAATGGAGATTTTCTACCAACGAGGCTACAGGCTCAACAGGATGCTGTCAACATCGTTTGCCACTCCAAAACACGAAGCAATCCAGAAAACAATGTGGGCCTCATCACTATGGCAAA TAACTGTGAGGTCCTGACCACACTGACACCAGACTCTGGACGCATCCTGTCCAAACTCCACGCTGTCCAGCCCAAAGGAAAGATCTGCTTCTGCACCGGCATAAGAGTGGCTCAT CTGGCCCTAAAACACAGACAAGGAAAAAACCACAAGATGAGGATCATTGCCTTTGTTGGGAGTCCCGTGGAGGATAATGAAAAAGAT CTGGTCAAGTTGGCAAAGCGcttgaaaaaagagaaagtgaatgTGGATATTATCAACTTTGGAGAAGAG GAGCTGAACACAGAGAAACTGACTGCTTTTATAAACACTTTGAATGGGAAGGAGGGGACAGGCTCCCACCTGGTCACAGTCCCTCCAGGACCCAGTCTGGCTGATGCGCTGCTCTCCTCTCCCATCCTGGCCGGTGAAGGAGGCTCTATGATGGGTCTTGGTGCCAGCGACTTTGAGTTTGGTGTAGATCCCAGTGCTGATCCAGAGCTTGCCCTG GCCCTGCGTGTGTCCATGGAGGAGCAGCGACAGAGGCAGGAGGAAGAGGCCCGCAGAGCCGCTGTTGCTTCTGCAGCTGAGGCAGGCATGCCCACACCCAGCGCAGATG AGTCAGAGGAGGCTTTATTGAAGATGTCAGTATCTCAGCCTGAGAGCGGCACGGCAGTGCTTCCTGACTTCAGCAGCATGACAGAGGAGGAACAGATAGCCTACGCCATGCAGATGTCTCTCGCTGGAGGAG AGTATGGAGAAATGGATACAGAAGCCCCCATGGACACTGCAGAATCAGCCAAG GAGGAAGATGACTATGATGTGATGCAAGACCAAGAGTTCCTTCAGAGCGTCCTAGAGAACCTGCCTGGTGTCGACCCCAACAACGAGGCCATCCGCAACGCCATGGGCTCCCTGGCCTCCCAGACAGGAAACAAGCCAGAAGGCAAAAAGgatgaagagaagaagaagtga